The Aeromicrobium yanjiei DNA segment CGCTTGAACTCATGCCTTCGAATAGATCCCAGAGCTCAGCGATCTGCATCCGCGCCTGGAGCGGAAGGTCCTCGGTCCACAACTTCTCGCCTGCGGCCTCGCGAGCGGCATACTGCTCCGCTCGATTCCTTTCTGAGAACAGCGGCACGAGACTCCAAGGGCATCCAGGACGCTTTGTCGGTTGACGACGCGTCCCCGCACGCTATCGCGGGAGAGGACCAATCGCCCGAGAACCGGCGATACGGCTTTCAGCAAAGAAGACGCCACGAAGCGCAGCCACCAAATTGTCCACCAGCCGGACATGCCAACGCCTTGGAACGACGGCCACGATACTGGGCCGTCAGATTCGCATGGAGCCGAAAGATGTAAACCGGGAACATTGTCTGGCGCAAATCCCCGCATCCGGCGCTACGAGCCACATACATGCATTGGTCCTGTCACCGATGACGTAGTCCAGCCGAGTTTCCCACACTGACCTACGTCTTTTCCCCGCTATCGGGCCATGAAGTCTCAAGCCACGGACTACTCCAGATCGTTGCCTTCGCGATTGCGCTGCCGCCACTCCGCGGGGTAGTGCGGTCGGGCGCGTCCGTCACCTGGCGAACCCGAAGTGGATCGTCCCGGTGCGCACCTCTTCCCACCGTTGTCGGTAGGTGCGTGGCCGTGCGTGGCGAAGCATCCACTGGGCGGTCCTGAGGGGGCGGCGGTCGTAGTAGTGCTCGTTCGTCATCAGGCGAGACAAGAGTTCGAGGTGAGCGGCCGACCAGGGCACCCCGTGGTTGCTACTGATTTGACGCAACGGACCCTTCACCTCGCGGTGCGAAAGCCCTGGGGCGTGCTCCCGCAGCGATTCGACCGCTGCGTTGTACTCCTTCATCGGCCCTTCGGGGTCGGCGGCGATCTCCTCCGCGAAGCGACGGTGCTCTTCGTCGTACTCCCGCTCGAACTCGGCCAGGGCCCGGTCGGCGCGTGCCACCATCTCGGGGGTGCGCGCGATGGGCTGCCAATCCGGATCGCGCGCCTCCTTCTTGCTATGAGCGCGCACCTTGCCCTCGCGCGGCCGGTAGGGACGCTCGTCCGACAGGTACTCGTGCTGGGCGTGCATGAGCGTCTGCCCGTTCGGCCCGCTGAACTCCCACGGCTCGACGCCTTCGTCCTCCCACCAGCACACGGGGCAGAGGTCGTAGTCACCGCGACCGGGCAACGTCCGGTATCCGCAGCAGGGGCAAGGGTGCATGACCACGATTCTGGCGGATGCCTACCGGATCTGGCGCATCACGGCGAGGTGCGTCATCCCCCGCGAATGCCGCGCCCGACTGGATTCACTGAATGAAACTGCATCGGTGATCGACGACGCCCGCCCGACGGTCTCTGCGAGTCATTCCCAAGCGGCGTTCGAGGACACAGTGGCGTGCCGTCCGCTCTTCCCATTCGGAGGTCGCGCGGTGGTGGGACGACGCCGGGGGAGTGCTCCGCAAATCGGCCCCGTCAGCGGTCTTGTGACTGCTGAAGCAATTCTCCTGCGGAATCCCTGCGGAATCTGACCGCTTTCGAGCCAACGGAAACAGCCCCCGACCCTGCGTTTCCACAGGTCAGGGGCTGTTTCAGTGTTCAGCTGCGACTCAGATGTCGTAGTACAGCTCGAACTCGTGCGGGTGCGGACGCAGCTGCACGGGCAGGATCTCCTCGGAGCGCTTGTAGTCGATCCACGTCTCGATCAGGTCGGGCGTGAAGACGTCGCCCGCCGTCAGGAACTCGTGGTCGGCCTCGAGGGAGTCGAGCACCGCGTTGAACGAGGTCGGCACCATGTCGATGGCGTCGTACTCCTCCGGCGGCAGCTCGTAGATGTTCTTGTCGATCGGGGCCGGCGGCTCGATCTTGTTCTTGATGCCGTCGAGTCCGGCCAGCAGCAGCGCCGAGAAGGCGAGGTACGGGTTGGCCGACGGGTCGGGGCAACGGAACTCGATGCGCTTGGCCTTGGGGTTCGAGCCGGTGATCGGGATGCGGACGCATGCCGATCGGTTGCGCGCGGAGTAGACGAGCGCGATCGGGGCCTCGAAGCCGGGGACCAGGCGGCGGTAGGAGTTGACCGACGGGTTCGTGAACGCCAGCAGCGACGGCGCGTGCTTGAGGATGCCGCCGATGTAGTGACGCGCGAGATCGGACAGTCCGCCGTAGCCGGACTCGTCGTAGAACAGCGGCTTGCCGTCGTTCCAGATCGACTGGTGCACGTGCATGCCCGAGCCGTTGTCACCGAAGATCGGCTTCGGCATGAACGTGACGGTCTTGTCGTTGGCCCACGCGGTGTTGCGGACGATGTACTTGAACTTCATGACGTCGTCCGCGGCCTTGAGCAGCGTGTCGAACTTGTAGTTGATCTCGGCCTGGCCCGACGTGCCGACCTCGTGGTGACCGCGCTCGAGCACGAGTCCCGCGTTGGTCAGGTTGGTCATCATGTCGTTGCGCAGGTCGGCCGTCTTGTCGGTCGGCGCGACGGGGAAGTAGCCACCCTTGTAGCGGACCTGGTAGCCGCGGTTGTCGTCGATGCTGTCACCCGTGGACCACGCGGCCTCGGAGGACTGGATCTCGTAGAACGACTTGTTGGCGCTCGTGCCGTAGTTGACGCGGTCGAAGATGTAGAACTCGGCCTCGGGTGCGAAGAAGGCGGTGTCACCGATGCCGGTGGTCGCGAGGTACGCCTCGGCCTTGCGGGCGATGTTGCGCGGATCGCGCGAGTACGCCTCGCCGGTGATCGGGTCATGGACGAAGAAGTCCATGGCGATGGTCTTGCGCGCCTTGAACGGGTCGACGTACGCCGTCTTGACGTCGGGGAACAGGACCATGTCCGACTGGTCGA contains these protein-coding regions:
- a CDS encoding CPCC family cysteine-rich protein, with translation MHPCPCCGYRTLPGRGDYDLCPVCWWEDEGVEPWEFSGPNGQTLMHAQHEYLSDERPYRPREGKVRAHSKKEARDPDWQPIARTPEMVARADRALAEFEREYDEEHRRFAEEIAADPEGPMKEYNAAVESLREHAPGLSHREVKGPLRQISSNHGVPWSAAHLELLSRLMTNEHYYDRRPLRTAQWMLRHARPRTYRQRWEEVRTGTIHFGFAR
- the glnA gene encoding type I glutamate--ammonia ligase produces the protein MFGNADELFKFIKDEGVEYLDVRFTDLPGIQQQVTLPASTFDADMVSNGVAFDGSSIRGFQTIDQSDMVLFPDVKTAYVDPFKARKTIAMDFFVHDPITGEAYSRDPRNIARKAEAYLATTGIGDTAFFAPEAEFYIFDRVNYGTSANKSFYEIQSSEAAWSTGDSIDDNRGYQVRYKGGYFPVAPTDKTADLRNDMMTNLTNAGLVLERGHHEVGTSGQAEINYKFDTLLKAADDVMKFKYIVRNTAWANDKTVTFMPKPIFGDNGSGMHVHQSIWNDGKPLFYDESGYGGLSDLARHYIGGILKHAPSLLAFTNPSVNSYRRLVPGFEAPIALVYSARNRSACVRIPITGSNPKAKRIEFRCPDPSANPYLAFSALLLAGLDGIKNKIEPPAPIDKNIYELPPEEYDAIDMVPTSFNAVLDSLEADHEFLTAGDVFTPDLIETWIDYKRSEEILPVQLRPHPHEFELYYDI